The Clostridium sporogenes genome contains a region encoding:
- a CDS encoding peptide MFS transporter: MAKTKNSKHPSGLYVCGMTVAWERFSFYGVKSVLILFLATQIIKGGFGLTKADAASLVSTYAALTYLAPVIGGWICDRYLGARYCVVLGTLLMAAGNFVLFLNQGKFGVYAMIILVTVGTGFFKGNLNTMVGLLYDQNDSRKDGAFSIMYSFTNIGAMFGPLLFGLFADQIFSTKVNGEIAHYGYKAVFLGGAIACLLSGLSFALGVKKTMGDSGKIAAAKLAPTTTSDDNKKQSTAPLTKAEKNRTIVIFVLTFFSIFFWTAYNQASTSIALYTRDFIDMGIGNFTMPVPWLDSFNGFMCVILGPIMSALWIKLENSKRGDLNITQKMALGFVLLAVGFVFMIFAVLQRGGSADPAVKASVIWVLLFYVLQTTGEMCFSPIGNSMVNRLAPPKYASVLMGVWFLSTFAANKLAGYGQAFIDKLGPLQVFIAIPVALIANAVIIFALNKKLTNMAEQFD, encoded by the coding sequence ATGGCAAAAACTAAAAATTCAAAGCATCCTTCAGGACTTTATGTTTGTGGGATGACAGTTGCCTGGGAAAGATTTTCATTTTATGGAGTAAAATCTGTACTTATTCTTTTCTTAGCAACACAGATTATTAAAGGAGGCTTTGGTTTAACTAAAGCAGATGCTGCTTCTTTAGTCTCCACATATGCAGCTCTAACTTATCTTGCACCAGTAATAGGGGGCTGGATTTGTGACCGGTATTTAGGGGCACGATACTGTGTAGTATTAGGTACTTTATTAATGGCTGCTGGTAATTTTGTTCTTTTCCTAAATCAAGGCAAATTTGGAGTCTATGCAATGATTATATTGGTAACCGTTGGTACTGGTTTCTTTAAAGGAAATTTAAATACAATGGTTGGTCTTTTATATGATCAAAATGATTCCAGAAAAGATGGTGCATTTTCAATTATGTACTCATTTACAAATATAGGTGCTATGTTTGGCCCTCTTTTATTTGGACTTTTTGCAGATCAAATATTTTCTACAAAGGTTAATGGAGAGATAGCTCATTATGGTTATAAAGCTGTTTTCTTAGGCGGAGCTATAGCTTGCCTTTTATCAGGTCTTTCCTTCGCCCTTGGTGTAAAAAAGACAATGGGTGATTCTGGTAAAATAGCAGCTGCTAAACTTGCTCCTACTACAACAAGTGATGACAATAAAAAACAATCAACTGCACCTTTAACAAAAGCAGAAAAAAATAGAACCATAGTTATTTTTGTATTAACGTTCTTTTCTATATTTTTCTGGACAGCTTATAATCAAGCCTCAACATCTATAGCTTTATATACTAGAGATTTTATAGATATGGGTATAGGAAATTTTACTATGCCAGTCCCTTGGCTAGATTCATTTAATGGATTTATGTGTGTTATATTAGGACCTATAATGTCTGCACTTTGGATTAAACTTGAAAATTCAAAAAGAGGAGATTTAAATATTACACAAAAAATGGCTCTTGGCTTTGTACTATTAGCTGTTGGTTTTGTATTTATGATATTCGCAGTATTACAAAGAGGTGGTTCTGCTGATCCTGCAGTAAAGGCTAGTGTAATTTGGGTATTATTATTTTATGTATTACAAACTACTGGAGAAATGTGTTTCTCACCAATCGGAAACTCAATGGTTAATAGACTTGCTCCACCTAAATATGCTTCTGTATTAATGGGAGTTTGGTTCTTAAGTACCTTTGCAGCTAATAAATTAGCTGGATATGGTCAAGCATTCATAGATAAATTAGGACCATTGCAAGTATTTATAGCTATACCTGTAGCTCTTATTGCAAATGCTGTAATAATATTTGCACTTAATAAGAAATTAACTAATATGGCTGAACAATTTGACTAA
- the safA gene encoding SafA/ExsA family spore coat assembly protein: MKKSLFKKNFFTLLLAGFLCLFEFTSVSAADYTSYTVVPRDSLWKIAVKYQIGLREIIEANPQIKNTSLIYPGQKINIPNIDTVKALENEVISLVNIERKKSGLPPLRTNWQLSRVARYKSQDMATKGYFSHNSSTYGSPFTMMQNFGLKFSSAGENIAYGQNTPQQVMTSWMNSPGHRGNILSSAYTEVGVGVYKSSSGVYYWTQMFMKP; the protein is encoded by the coding sequence TTGAAAAAATCTTTATTTAAAAAAAATTTTTTTACATTGTTATTAGCTGGTTTTTTGTGCCTATTCGAATTCACTAGTGTTTCTGCTGCTGATTATACTTCTTATACTGTAGTTCCTAGAGATAGTTTATGGAAGATTGCAGTAAAATATCAAATTGGCTTAAGGGAAATAATAGAAGCTAATCCTCAAATTAAAAATACTTCTTTAATATATCCTGGCCAAAAGATTAATATACCAAATATAGATACTGTAAAGGCTTTAGAAAATGAAGTTATAAGTCTTGTAAATATTGAGAGAAAAAAATCCGGGTTACCTCCTTTAAGAACTAATTGGCAACTTTCTAGGGTAGCTAGATATAAATCTCAAGATATGGCTACTAAAGGGTATTTTTCTCATAATTCATCAACTTATGGTTCTCCTTTTACTATGATGCAAAATTTTGGTCTAAAATTTAGTTCTGCTGGTGAAAACATAGCTTATGGTCAAAATACTCCTCAGCAAGTTATGACTAGTTGGATGAATTCTCCTGGTCATAGAGGAAATATATTAAGCAGTGCTTATACTGAAGTTGGGGTAGGTGTATACAAAAGTTCTTCTGGAGTGTATTATTGGACACAAATGTTTATGAAACCTTAA
- a CDS encoding DUF6414 family protein translates to MMSMPIYLNKMLIQDLYSILINGYLQSTSIKYVTDKTDSVRLQKGMEKHCRNENTHSKKKNKFHNREKSICNKDKEKLSIKNNCISDESNITTSLDGRNTNIKEFGVTKIFTTFHLFFDLRNMMMKQNMIKQITEKDIINNNISCGDYVEFEANMDNICIVSQLNSIIDTIECHDINKLNNIINERSKSNKSYYMNDYNVILQELKNLNENLKRYNTRDVVVRFKNCSGVLSVNINDFPEENPYMYDIAYCNCKVLCKVLKVVQDKSNIDLLRKTGMSSHYNKFLKSITPYFNILNDNDIFTLDNIITSIQGPAIQALPIAMYV, encoded by the coding sequence ATGATGTCCATGCCTATTTATTTAAATAAGATGTTGATTCAGGATTTATATTCTATTTTAATAAATGGATATTTACAAAGTACTAGTATAAAATACGTTACAGATAAAACGGATTCTGTTAGATTACAAAAGGGAATGGAGAAACATTGCAGAAATGAGAATACTCATTCTAAAAAGAAAAATAAATTTCATAATAGAGAAAAAAGTATATGCAATAAGGATAAAGAAAAATTATCAATAAAGAATAATTGCATAAGTGATGAATCAAATATAACAACAAGTTTAGATGGAAGAAATACTAATATAAAAGAATTTGGTGTTACTAAGATATTTACCACTTTTCATTTGTTTTTTGATTTAAGAAACATGATGATGAAGCAGAACATGATAAAGCAAATAACAGAAAAAGATATTATAAATAATAACATAAGTTGTGGAGATTATGTAGAATTTGAGGCTAATATGGATAACATATGTATAGTTTCTCAATTGAATTCTATAATAGACACTATAGAGTGTCATGATATTAATAAATTGAATAATATAATTAATGAAAGAAGTAAAAGTAATAAAAGTTATTACATGAATGATTATAATGTAATACTACAAGAATTAAAAAATTTAAATGAAAATTTAAAAAGATATAATACTAGAGATGTAGTTGTAAGATTTAAAAATTGTAGTGGAGTATTAAGTGTAAACATAAATGATTTTCCTGAAGAAAACCCATATATGTATGATATAGCCTATTGTAATTGTAAGGTTCTATGTAAGGTGCTTAAAGTAGTTCAAGATAAAAGCAATATAGATTTACTTAGGAAAACTGGAATGAGCAGTCATTATAATAAGTTTTTAAAATCTATAACTCCATATTTTAACATATTAAATGATAATGATATTTTTACATTAGATAATATTATTACAAGTATACAAGGACCAGCTATTCAAGCTTTGCCTATAGCTATGTATGTATAA
- a CDS encoding PTS fructose transporter subunit IIABC yields MKITDLLKKNGIELNPNINTKEEAINKLVNLMENTGNLNDKESYKKAVLDREELSTTGIGEGIAIPHAKTKAVKNAGLSAMVIKEGIDYDSLDDKPAKLFFMIAAPEGENNVHLEVLARLSTMLMNEDFKNSLINAKDKDEFLNLIDSKENDKINEKNTEKEKKVYRVLAVTACPTGIAHTYMAAESLENNAKDMGISIKVETNGSGGAKNTLTKEEIEKAECIIVAADKKVDMARFNGKKVIQTKVANGIHKSEELLNEAISGQAPVYYYDGDNQIIESQIEKESIGRQIYKHLMNGVSHMLPFVIGGGILIALAFLFDDYSINPSKFGSNTPFAAFLMNVGSTAFGFMLPVLAGYIAMSIGDRPALAVGFVGGMLANLGGSGFLGALIAGFIAGYLVLFLKRIFSKIPDSLEGIKPVLLYPLLGILLIGAMITFAINPPVAAINNGITNLLNNMGESSKIVLGAVLGGMMAIDMGGPINKAAYVFGTASLANNQFEFMAAVMIGGMVPPLAIALSTTFFKNRYTKKERQSGLTNYIMGLSFITEGAIPFAASDPLRVIPACVIGSATAGALSMAFGCSLRAPHGGIFVLPVISNPFGYFIALVIGSLIGMLFLGILKKKIN; encoded by the coding sequence ATGAAAATAACTGATCTTCTAAAGAAAAATGGTATAGAATTAAATCCCAATATAAATACCAAAGAAGAAGCCATAAATAAATTAGTAAATTTAATGGAGAATACAGGTAATTTAAATGATAAAGAAAGCTATAAAAAAGCAGTATTAGATAGGGAAGAATTAAGTACTACTGGAATTGGAGAAGGCATTGCAATACCTCATGCTAAAACGAAGGCTGTTAAAAATGCTGGACTTAGTGCTATGGTTATTAAAGAAGGCATAGATTATGACAGTTTAGATGATAAACCAGCTAAATTATTCTTTATGATAGCCGCTCCAGAAGGGGAAAATAATGTACATTTAGAGGTTTTAGCAAGACTTTCTACCATGTTGATGAATGAAGATTTTAAAAATAGTTTGATAAATGCTAAGGACAAAGATGAATTTTTAAATTTAATAGATAGCAAAGAGAATGATAAAATTAATGAAAAAAATACAGAAAAAGAGAAGAAGGTATACAGAGTATTAGCTGTTACAGCTTGTCCAACAGGAATTGCACATACTTATATGGCAGCTGAAAGTCTAGAAAATAATGCAAAAGATATGGGAATATCCATAAAGGTTGAAACGAATGGTTCTGGTGGAGCTAAAAATACTTTAACTAAAGAAGAAATAGAAAAAGCTGAATGTATAATAGTAGCAGCAGATAAAAAAGTTGATATGGCAAGATTTAATGGTAAAAAAGTTATACAAACTAAAGTAGCTAATGGAATACACAAATCTGAGGAATTGTTAAATGAAGCTATAAGTGGACAGGCACCAGTTTATTATTATGATGGTGATAATCAGATTATAGAATCTCAGATAGAAAAGGAAAGTATAGGCAGACAAATATATAAACACCTAATGAATGGAGTTTCACACATGTTACCTTTTGTTATAGGTGGAGGTATATTAATAGCTTTAGCTTTCTTATTTGACGATTATAGTATAAATCCATCAAAGTTTGGATCAAATACACCTTTTGCAGCCTTTCTTATGAATGTAGGTAGTACAGCTTTTGGATTTATGTTACCAGTTTTAGCAGGTTATATTGCTATGAGTATTGGAGATAGACCAGCTTTAGCAGTAGGTTTTGTTGGAGGTATGCTTGCTAATTTAGGTGGATCAGGATTTTTAGGCGCTCTTATAGCAGGATTTATAGCAGGATATTTGGTATTATTTTTAAAAAGAATATTTTCTAAGATTCCAGATAGTTTAGAAGGAATAAAACCAGTTTTATTGTATCCTCTATTAGGTATATTATTAATTGGTGCTATGATTACATTTGCAATAAATCCTCCAGTAGCAGCTATTAATAATGGAATAACAAATTTGTTAAATAATATGGGTGAAAGTAGTAAGATAGTTTTAGGTGCAGTATTAGGTGGAATGATGGCTATTGATATGGGTGGACCAATAAATAAAGCAGCTTATGTATTTGGTACAGCTTCTTTAGCTAATAATCAATTTGAATTTATGGCAGCAGTAATGATTGGCGGTATGGTACCACCACTTGCAATTGCATTAAGTACTACTTTCTTTAAAAATAGATATACCAAAAAAGAGAGGCAATCAGGATTAACCAATTATATAATGGGATTATCCTTTATAACAGAAGGAGCTATACCTTTTGCAGCATCGGATCCTCTTAGAGTAATTCCGGCTTGTGTAATTGGTTCAGCAACTGCAGGAGCTTTATCTATGGCTTTTGGATGTTCTTTAAGAGCTCCACATGGAGGAATATTTGTATTGCCTGTTATATCTAATCCATTTGGTTATTTTATAGCATTAGTTATAGGCTCTTTAATAGGAATGTTATTTTTAGGAATTTTAAAGAAAAAGATTAATTAA
- a CDS encoding amidase domain-containing protein — MNWRIKKNNIYLREKAVAYATTYALTPNPQYRYLPIVNNNGGDCTNFISQCLLAGGTPMKFNGEYPWWYNHRNTLNVMDDTWSICWAVAHSLYYYLKVNQEKGSFGAKGLEVYNKDELNIGDLIFFEDNNNRIFHSTIITSFQGKEPLISQHSFNDLNIPIKTSWKYSKPHFLKISI; from the coding sequence ATGAATTGGAGAATAAAAAAAAACAATATATACTTAAGAGAAAAGGCTGTGGCTTATGCTACAACGTATGCTTTAACCCCTAATCCTCAATATAGATACTTACCTATAGTAAATAATAATGGTGGTGATTGTACAAATTTTATATCTCAATGTCTATTAGCTGGTGGGACTCCCATGAAATTTAATGGAGAATATCCCTGGTGGTATAATCATAGAAATACTCTAAATGTAATGGATGATACTTGGTCTATATGTTGGGCCGTAGCTCACTCTTTATATTATTATTTAAAAGTAAATCAAGAAAAAGGATCTTTTGGTGCAAAAGGATTAGAAGTTTATAATAAAGATGAATTAAATATTGGAGATTTAATATTTTTTGAGGATAATAATAATCGTATATTTCATTCTACAATAATAACTTCTTTTCAAGGTAAAGAACCTTTAATATCACAACATAGCTTTAATGACTTAAATATTCCAATTAAAACTTCCTGGAAATATAGCAAACCACATTTTTTAAAAATAAGTATATAA